The following are from one region of the Rosistilla carotiformis genome:
- a CDS encoding metallophosphoesterase, whose amino-acid sequence MQSKFPILILWLVSSLTSLCSAQEPAGVPNARFQQAADRTFKAFDRQHEQTWQRPFFFMQMADTQYGFFSGNKGFDQEVDLVRRAVEHINRLRPRFVIVCGDLTNATPEHPRYREQVAQYHRDFSEVDAEIPLVCVCGNHDVGNRPTAESIARYKENFGDDYFSFWVGGVCNIVLNSSVLKDPEGAPEVLAAQQTWLQQQLQEANAAEAKHILMFQHHPLFLAEEDEPDQYFNIPLQRRTPLLAQLKQADVRAVFAGHYHRNAYGTAGSMEMITTGPVGRPLGKDPSGFRIVTVHETGIEHRYWGMDDVPEKIELETSGNAR is encoded by the coding sequence ATGCAATCCAAGTTTCCTATCTTGATCCTGTGGCTAGTTTCATCGTTGACGAGTCTCTGCTCGGCACAGGAACCAGCCGGTGTCCCCAATGCCCGCTTCCAACAGGCGGCCGATCGAACGTTTAAGGCCTTCGACCGCCAGCACGAACAGACGTGGCAGCGGCCCTTCTTCTTCATGCAAATGGCCGATACGCAGTACGGCTTCTTCAGTGGCAACAAGGGGTTCGATCAAGAAGTCGATCTGGTGCGCCGGGCGGTCGAGCATATCAACCGCCTGCGGCCGCGGTTTGTGATCGTCTGTGGCGATCTGACAAATGCGACGCCAGAGCATCCGCGTTATCGCGAACAAGTCGCGCAGTACCATCGCGACTTTTCCGAAGTCGATGCGGAGATCCCGTTGGTCTGTGTGTGTGGGAATCACGACGTCGGCAACCGACCTACTGCTGAATCGATCGCCCGTTACAAGGAAAACTTTGGTGACGACTATTTTTCGTTTTGGGTCGGCGGCGTCTGCAACATCGTCCTCAACTCCAGCGTCCTCAAAGATCCCGAAGGGGCCCCCGAGGTCTTGGCCGCTCAGCAAACGTGGCTCCAGCAACAACTGCAAGAAGCGAACGCGGCAGAGGCGAAACACATCCTGATGTTTCAACATCATCCGCTGTTTCTGGCGGAAGAGGATGAGCCCGATCAATACTTCAACATTCCGCTGCAGCGGCGAACGCCTTTGCTGGCCCAGCTGAAGCAGGCCGATGTCCGCGCGGTCTTTGCCGGACACTACCACCGCAACGCCTACGGCACCGCCGGATCGATGGAAATGATCACCACCGGTCCCGTCGGCCGTCCGCTAGGGAAGGACCCGTCGGGCTTTCGCATCGTGACGGTGCATGAGACCGGAATCGAGCATCGATACTGGGGAATGGACGATGTTCCGGAGAAGATTGAACTCGAGACATCCGGCAACGCGCGATAG
- a CDS encoding DUF4381 domain-containing protein: MDDATSLDRLHDIVVPPEVPWWPPAPGWYAVMILVAAGVLAIAYRSWRHWQANRYRRAALQELQSADSAAAVSEVLRRTALAIQPRGEIADLVGDRWATWLSEAAPLPMPPQVREQLASAIYRKSETTDELNSLREYASGWIQTHEIPAATNSLPEDRHGC, encoded by the coding sequence ATGGACGACGCAACTAGCCTAGACCGTTTGCACGATATCGTCGTTCCGCCAGAGGTCCCTTGGTGGCCGCCGGCTCCGGGCTGGTACGCCGTGATGATCCTGGTCGCCGCAGGCGTGTTGGCGATCGCTTATCGTTCGTGGCGTCATTGGCAAGCGAATCGCTATCGGCGGGCGGCATTGCAGGAGTTGCAGTCGGCCGATTCGGCGGCTGCCGTATCGGAGGTCTTGCGACGAACCGCGCTGGCGATCCAACCGCGTGGCGAGATCGCCGATCTCGTCGGTGATCGTTGGGCGACTTGGTTATCCGAAGCCGCTCCACTGCCGATGCCGCCCCAGGTCCGCGAGCAATTGGCATCGGCGATCTATCGCAAATCGGAAACGACCGACGAACTGAATTCGCTGCGGGAATACGCCAGCGGCTGGATTCAAACGCATGAGATTCCGGCCGCCACGAACTCATTGCCGGAGGACCGCCACGGATGCTGA
- a CDS encoding AAA family ATPase, which yields MEPREAILKISAAMNAAVIGQQEVVERILIALLADGHVLMEGFPGTAKTRSVKTLSKLVESDFGRVQFTPDLLPSDVTGSEIYREQDGSFEFQPGPIFGNLILADEINRAPAKVQSALLEAMEERQVTVAAKTHALPELFLVLATQNPIEQEGTYPLPEAQMDRFLLYVRVDYPVGENETAILRLVRGEKSGAAAEPIAPLSQEVIFAARKEVYAVHVAEPAEKYIVDLILATRNPKQYGDQLARWIRLGASPRGTLALDAAARAHAWLQGQDFVSPDNIRAVAAACLAHRIHLTYEAEAAGVTRGEVIEELLKNVVPV from the coding sequence ATGGAGCCGCGCGAGGCAATCTTGAAAATTTCCGCCGCCATGAATGCGGCGGTGATCGGCCAGCAAGAGGTGGTGGAGCGGATCCTGATCGCGCTGTTGGCCGACGGGCATGTGCTGATGGAAGGTTTTCCCGGCACGGCAAAGACGCGGTCGGTCAAGACGTTGTCGAAGCTTGTCGAAAGCGATTTCGGCCGCGTCCAATTCACTCCCGACCTGCTGCCGTCGGACGTCACCGGATCGGAGATCTACCGCGAGCAGGATGGATCGTTTGAGTTCCAACCTGGGCCGATCTTCGGCAATCTGATCCTCGCCGATGAGATCAACCGGGCTCCGGCAAAGGTTCAATCGGCGCTGCTCGAAGCGATGGAAGAACGCCAGGTGACGGTCGCTGCCAAGACGCACGCGTTGCCCGAGTTGTTCCTCGTCCTGGCGACGCAAAACCCGATCGAGCAAGAGGGAACGTACCCGTTGCCCGAAGCTCAGATGGACCGCTTCCTGTTATACGTTCGCGTCGATTACCCGGTCGGCGAAAACGAAACCGCGATTCTGCGGCTGGTCCGTGGCGAGAAGTCGGGTGCAGCGGCTGAGCCGATCGCACCGCTGTCGCAAGAGGTGATCTTCGCCGCCAGAAAAGAGGTCTATGCGGTGCACGTCGCCGAGCCGGCGGAGAAGTATATCGTCGACCTGATCCTCGCCACGCGGAATCCGAAACAGTACGGCGATCAACTGGCGCGATGGATTCGATTGGGAGCGAGCCCGCGGGGAACGTTGGCACTGGACGCCGCAGCGCGAGCCCACGCTTGGTTGCAGGGGCAGGATTTCGTCTCGCCCGACAACATCCGCGCCGTCGCCGCCGCCTGCTTGGCGCATCGCATCCACTTGACCTACGAAGCCGAAGCGGCGGGGGTCACGCGGGGCGAAGTGATCGAAGAACTGTTGAAGAACGTCGTCCCTGTGTGA
- a CDS encoding DUF58 domain-containing protein: MTITLEDLMMLKADARGFSLTPRQPVGSLLAGRHASRLRGRGLMFEELRHYHQGDDIRLMDWKATARLRSPHVRVYSEERERPVLMVVDQRSPMFFGSRRAMKSVAAAEVAALGSWRALDSGDRVGGLVFNDHEIAEVRPHRSQNRVLQLFHQVVRLNGQLADPSAKQNETAAVDQSIQLNAVLEHALQVVKHDHLVVVISDLDGADDQTQQLTSRLAAHNDVLIVAVYDPLGISINGAPGMLAHDRGRVWEISKSPGFRDEFQATFQRLLDHWKEIFHGLRVPVLPISTALPVAPQIRSLFGNQSR; this comes from the coding sequence GTGACGATTACGCTCGAAGACTTGATGATGCTCAAAGCCGATGCGCGCGGCTTTTCGCTGACGCCTCGCCAGCCAGTCGGTTCGCTGCTGGCCGGTCGGCACGCTTCGCGGCTGCGCGGACGGGGGCTGATGTTCGAAGAACTGCGTCATTATCACCAAGGGGACGACATCCGGTTGATGGACTGGAAAGCGACAGCACGGCTGCGATCGCCCCACGTCCGCGTCTATTCCGAAGAACGCGAGCGCCCCGTTTTGATGGTCGTCGATCAACGGTCGCCGATGTTTTTTGGCAGCCGCCGGGCGATGAAGTCGGTCGCGGCTGCAGAGGTCGCGGCGCTGGGATCTTGGCGGGCCTTGGACAGTGGCGATCGCGTCGGCGGTCTGGTATTCAACGACCACGAGATCGCCGAGGTGCGTCCGCATCGCAGCCAAAATCGCGTGCTGCAATTGTTCCACCAAGTCGTCCGATTGAACGGTCAGCTCGCCGATCCGAGCGCCAAGCAAAACGAAACCGCTGCGGTCGATCAATCGATCCAACTGAACGCCGTTCTGGAACATGCGCTGCAGGTTGTGAAGCACGATCATTTGGTCGTCGTGATCAGCGATCTGGACGGTGCCGACGACCAGACGCAACAACTGACCAGCCGGTTGGCGGCACACAACGATGTCTTAATCGTGGCGGTCTACGATCCGCTGGGGATCTCGATCAACGGGGCTCCAGGAATGCTGGCCCATGATCGCGGTCGAGTTTGGGAAATATCGAAAAGCCCCGGTTTTCGGGACGAGTTCCAAGCCACGTTTCAACGGCTGCTGGATCATTGGAAAGAGATCTTTCACGGCTTGCGAGTCCCGGTGTTGCCGATCTCCACCGCCTTGCCCGTCGCTCCGCAAATTAGGTCCCTCTTTGGCAATCAATCACGGTAA
- a CDS encoding RNA polymerase sigma factor — MMSETQANSLLVSRIREGDQRAWEDLIDRYEGRLLAFAESRIRNRAASEDIVQEAFIGFLTSLPNYDGARPLESYLFSICAYKLTDHLRREGRRPAISFSATGSQGSWDLAGTARPASSIARSGERRNLEETAVREALESQIKHWKQRGDWKKLRCLELLFVRGVGNKQVAEELNLNEQQVANYKSDFLVRVRTLVKRMNLDEEVFPELVGD, encoded by the coding sequence ATGATGTCCGAAACCCAAGCCAATTCGCTGCTCGTGAGTCGCATTCGCGAGGGAGACCAGCGGGCGTGGGAGGATCTGATCGATCGCTACGAAGGCCGGTTGTTGGCGTTTGCGGAGAGTCGGATCCGGAACCGGGCGGCCAGCGAAGACATCGTGCAGGAAGCCTTTATCGGCTTCCTGACCAGCCTGCCGAACTACGACGGGGCGCGGCCGTTGGAGAGTTATCTGTTTTCGATCTGCGCCTACAAATTGACCGACCACTTGCGTCGCGAGGGGCGTCGACCGGCGATCTCCTTCTCCGCCACCGGATCGCAGGGATCGTGGGATCTCGCCGGGACCGCTCGCCCGGCCAGCTCGATCGCCCGCAGCGGCGAGCGGCGGAATCTGGAGGAGACAGCGGTTCGGGAGGCTCTCGAATCGCAAATCAAACATTGGAAACAACGCGGCGATTGGAAGAAGCTGCGATGTCTGGAACTACTGTTTGTCCGCGGCGTCGGCAACAAACAAGTCGCCGAGGAATTGAATCTCAACGAACAACAAGTCGCTAATTACAAGAGCGACTTTCTGGTGCGGGTTCGTACTCTGGTCAAACGCATGAACCTCGACGAAGAGGTTTTTCCAGAGCTGGTTGGGGATTGA